In one Staphylococcus lutrae genomic region, the following are encoded:
- the dcd gene encoding dCTP deaminase: MILSDSDIKAYLKRHQLNIEPLIEAHIEPASVDLTLGSHFLKPLLPETGIQRLSEPIQYETIEQARVVIPAHAFILATTEEYVTLPHQLTGFIEGRSSVGRAGLFIQNAGWVDPGFEGKITLELYNANDFPLEIEQGQRICQIVLAETKSVPDTIYQGKYQGQHTTTGSRAFRDWMKDGGD; this comes from the coding sequence ATGATTTTGTCAGATAGTGATATTAAGGCGTATTTAAAACGTCATCAACTTAACATCGAACCATTAATAGAAGCCCATATTGAACCTGCATCGGTGGATCTGACTTTAGGATCTCACTTTTTGAAACCTTTACTGCCCGAGACAGGTATTCAGCGTTTAAGTGAACCCATTCAATATGAAACGATAGAACAAGCACGTGTGGTGATTCCAGCACATGCTTTTATATTGGCAACAACGGAAGAATACGTGACGTTGCCTCATCAACTGACTGGGTTTATTGAGGGGCGAAGTTCTGTTGGACGTGCAGGTTTGTTCATCCAAAATGCAGGATGGGTGGATCCAGGGTTTGAAGGTAAGATTACATTAGAGCTGTACAATGCAAATGATTTTCCTCTCGAAATAGAACAAGGACAACGCATCTGTCAAATTGTATTGGCAGAGACGAAGAGTGTTCCAGATACGATATATCAAGGTAAATATCAAGGTCAGCATACGACAACGGGGAGTCGTGCGTTTCGTGATTGGATGAAAGATGGAGGGGATTAG
- a CDS encoding CobW family GTP-binding protein, producing the protein MDIVILSGFLGGGKTSTLNFLIQDAMDQQLKPAVVMNDFGAKSVDEHLVTEDIEMKVLTNGCICCELKADVSQQLHDIYLSHQPDIVLIECSGVAHPIEVFDACMTPVLAPFIEDVSMLGIIDGAAYQQYHELPDTIQHLMHEQLCYSSHLIINKIDLLETDALLKVVDTVQATFPEIPYILTRDGELTLNEVQRMSKCRVSERSSVHHHGHLSHLMYEFESPIQQQALVEGLKELQGVFRVKGFVYFKDFETPYIVQYTQGHLELRPCPIAMAPYLIVVGQDLNSADITEAFDVIALTS; encoded by the coding sequence ATGGATATTGTCATATTATCGGGGTTTTTAGGTGGTGGCAAAACATCTACACTTAATTTTTTAATCCAAGATGCGATGGATCAACAGTTGAAACCTGCTGTTGTCATGAATGATTTTGGAGCAAAGAGTGTAGATGAACATCTCGTAACCGAAGATATTGAAATGAAAGTTCTGACAAATGGCTGTATTTGTTGTGAATTAAAAGCGGATGTGTCTCAACAGTTGCATGACATTTATCTATCGCATCAACCTGACATCGTATTGATCGAGTGCAGCGGGGTGGCACATCCGATTGAAGTGTTTGATGCCTGCATGACACCTGTTCTCGCACCATTTATCGAGGATGTCAGTATGTTGGGGATTATCGATGGGGCTGCCTATCAACAGTACCATGAATTGCCCGATACGATACAACATTTGATGCATGAACAGCTGTGTTATAGCAGCCATTTAATTATTAATAAAATTGATTTGTTAGAAACAGATGCGCTTTTGAAAGTAGTCGATACGGTGCAAGCGACTTTTCCAGAAATTCCGTATATTCTTACGCGCGATGGCGAATTGACCTTAAATGAAGTCCAACGTATGTCGAAGTGTCGGGTAAGTGAACGATCATCTGTACACCATCATGGCCATTTATCACATTTGATGTATGAATTTGAATCCCCTATTCAACAGCAAGCATTGGTTGAAGGATTGAAAGAATTACAAGGTGTGTTTCGAGTGAAAGGCTTTGTATATTTTAAAGATTTTGAAACACCGTATATCGTGCAATATACGCAGGGACACCTCGAACTCCGACCTTGTCCTATTGCGATGGCGCCTTACCTTATTGTCGTCGGTCAAGATTTGAATAGTGCAGATATTACTGAAGCGTTTGATGTGATTGCGTTGACTTCATAG